A window from Toxoplasma gondii ME49 chromosome IX, whole genome shotgun sequence encodes these proteins:
- a CDS encoding DNA mismatch repair protein, C-terminal domain-containing protein (encoded by transcript TGME49_266390) has translation MSDSVFSRAASASQREGSREDPSPSPSSSSSSSSSSPSSSSSPSSSSSPSSSSSPSSSSSPSSSSSPSSSSSSSSSSSSSCTSSSSSSSSSSSSCTSSSSLASISPSSPSSSLASSPSAPSSPGLSQSAFSPQPQIRRLDPSVVQLIAAGEVVLRPSSALKELLENALDARSSSISVSVHNGGFKLLAVSDDGCGIHPQDLTILCQRFTTSKLKALSDLRCMNTFGFRGEALASLAVVGQVDVTTRIASLPHGYRCSYDKGEPILSSDSASSSASSSASASSASSSASASSASSSASSSASASSASSASSSASASSASSSSTLQVPAGVSVAARSRGTTLRVSRLFHAFPERRKMLASPQEEYAKCLDVCMRYAIDNPHIKFTCRRQDKTQTDFSTSGWPRVSSSSSSSSSSSSSSSSPPASVASFSSPLSSLSSPSESSGSPGLTVVGSCVRREEEEEPALHAEELRRMKEASRRGGRTLAVVERAFGHSVRAGLTAIDVSFLLPHAAWRFEPQPDAKSNEEEESDGDEARARIPGEKERMHRDRRRSDGSAGACEGGTSPDEDAEERDTEDKATKEKEKKKQCQVSVWGYASRISAGVKPPGTFILFINGRLVDAPTLRKSIEGVYQELLPRGLKAWVYLSLTLPPWLIDVNVHPTKQRVQLLYEDFVAANLAKHFRERLGSQASSQIFNVQTVSSSQDPSASSGSPPGLSQRLLVFPRTLESSSLPCTAEGQEGRQAERVGGTEDPTGRTNADDGECSRRRDAAAQSREEGDVRNAAPSAPSSACCSSSRSSAASSSHPGMAKKLLNPARVRTDFRQTTLSGFLGTRHSTVDPISNVSSSSSSSSSSSSSSPPSSSASSLSSSSSLSSSSSLSDSLSASLFPRASAGEAQDGCGGRSRGAEAADSTESLASSRVRQETSFFRSRPALEQVVLRNFPSDSAYLASVQTLLEEVRRAGGSAAGESARGRRDSRDVGKTEEAAGDLDGCDAWLQQSLLVGAVSETHALLQHNHLLLLVDLQRVMRAFLYQSVLLRLGRLPPLILDPPLILSKLLREGLRRRRRMQWDESGASQLEGTSVEQALECLLRHRSLLCDYFSLGIAPDSGRSRKRPRDDEEVGAEDAKLGWRLKTVPLACGSYFPLRNLPELLLQLGLDVDWRKETSCLRDAAEAFARFFASVPPHVTAAADASSLAVHPAVRDIFSMHFLPAIRGYWKCALPKTYFSDGTIRVVASLPALYRVFERC, from the exons ATGAGCgattctgttttctctcgggcCGCCTCGGCCTCTCAGCGCGAAGGTTCACGGGAAGACCCTAGTCCTTccccatcttcttcttcttcctcttcttcttcttccccatcttcttcttcttccccatcttcttcttcttccccatcttcttcttcttccccatcttcttcttcttccccatcttcttcttcttccccatcttcttcttcctcttcttcctcttcgtcctcttcttcttgtacctcttcttcctcttcttcctcttcgtcctcttcttcttgtacctcttcttcgtcgctcgcTTCCATTTCCCCCTCTTCCccatcttcttcgctcgcttcgtctccttcggcgCCTTCATCGCCAGGTCTCTCTcagtctgcgttttctccccaGCCTCAAATTCGCAGACTAGATCCGAGCGTCGTGCAGCTGATCGCCGCGGGCGAGGTCGTCCTCCGACCGTCTTCTGCGTTGAAGGAACTTCTGGAAAACGCTCTGGACGCGCGCAGTTCGTCGATCTCAGTCTCCGTGCACAACGGAGGCTTCAAACTCCTCGCTGTCAGTGACGACGGCTGCGGCATCCACCCGCAAGACCTCACCATCTTGTGCCAACGTTTTACCACAAGCAAACTGAAGGCCCTCTCCGACCTCAGGTGTATGAACACCTTCGGCTTCCGAGGCGAAGCGCTTGCCAGCTTGGCCGTCGTTGGACAGGTCGACGTCACAACGCGAAtcgcttcgcttcctcaCGGATACCGATGCTCCTACGACAAAGGCGAGCCAATTCTCTCTTCTgactctgcttcttcttctgcttcttcttctgcgtctgcttcttctgcttcttcttctgcgtctgcttcttccgcttcttcttctgcttcttcttctgcgtctgcttcttctgcttcttctgcttcttcttctgcgtctgcttcttctgcttcttcttcgtctacTTTGCAGGTGCCTGCAGGTGTATCAGTGGCGGCTCGGAGTCGGGGGACGACTTTGCGCGTCTCTCGGCTGTTCCACGCGTTCCCCGAAAGACGAAAAAtgctcgcgtctcctcagGAGGAATACGCCAAGTGTCTCgacgtctgcatgcgctatGCCATCGACAACCCTCACATCAAATTCACATGCAGGCGCCAAGATAAGACACAAACGGATTTTTCCACTTCTGGATGGCCccgagtctcttcttcttcctcgtcttcctcgtcttcctcgtcttcctcttcttctcctcctgcttctgtcgcctctttttcctcgcctctgtcttcgttaTCTTCTCCGTCTGAGTCTTCAGGCTCTCCGGGCTTGACTGTGGTTGGGTCTTGCGTgaggcgcgaagaagaggaggagccTGCGCTTcatgcggaggaactgcgTCGAATGAAGGAGGCGAGTCGTCGGGGAGGAAGGACCTTGGCGGTCGTCGAGCGAGCCTTCGGCCACAGCGTCCGTGCAGGTCTGACTGCGATAgacgtttcgtttcttctcccgcatGCAGCCTGGCGCTTTGAGCCACAGCCAGACGCCAAGagcaacgaggaagaggagtcGGACGGGgacgaggcgagagcgagaatacctggggagaaagaacgcatgcaccgagacaggcgaagaagcgacggcTCTGCCGGTGCATGCGAAGGCGGAACGTCTCCAgacgaagatgcagaggagCGCGACACTGAAGATAAGGCGaccaaagagaaagagaagaaaaaacagtgcCAAGTGTCTGTGTGGGGATACGCCAGCCGCATTTCTGCCGGAGTCAAGCCGCCTGGAACGTTCATCCTCTTCATCAACGGCCGACTCGTCGATGCCCCGACTCTCAG AAAAAGCATCGAGGGCGTCTATCAGGAGTTGCTGCCTCGCGGGTTGAAGGCATGGGTGTATCTTTCTCTGACTTTGCCTCCGTGGTTGATCGATGTGAATGTACACCCGACGAAGCAACGCGTCCAGCTTCTCTACGAGGACTTCGTCGCCGCAAATCTCGCGAAACATTTTCGA GAGCGCCTCGGATCGCAGGCGTCATCCCAAATCTTCAACGTTCAGACGGTCTCGTCCAGTCAGGATCCGTCGGCCTCCTCCGGTTCGCCTCCAGGTCTCTCTCAGCGGCTGCTTGTCTTTCCTCGGACGCTggagtcttcttcgctcccgTGTACCGCGGAAGGGCAAGAAGGCCGGCAAGCAGAACGAGTTGGCGGAACAGAGGATCCGACAGGAAGAACAAATGCAGACGATGGAGAGTGTTcacggaggagagacgccgccgCCCAGTCGCGGGAGGAGGGCGACGTCCGAAACGCTGctccttctgctccgtcCTCCGCTtgctgttcttcgtctcggtcttcagccgcttcttcttctcacccAGGGATGGCAAAAAAGCTGTTAAATCCAGCTCGCGTTCGAACGGACTTTCGGCAAACAACGCTTTCTGGCTTCCTCGGTACCAGACACTCTACCGTTGATCCAATTTCCAATgtctcatcttcttcctcttcttcctcttcttcctcttcttcctctcctccgtcttcttctgcctcgtctctttcttcatcttcctcgctttcatcttcttcgtctctctctgattctctctctgcgtctttgtttcctcgtgCGTCGGCAGGGGAGGCGCAGGACGGGTGTGGAGGGCGTAGCCGCGGCGCCGAGGCGGCGGACTCTACAGAGTCTCTCGCGAGCAGCAGAGTGAGGCAGGAgacttcgttttttcgttcGCGTCCTGCGCTCGAGCAGGTTGTGTTGAGGAACTTCCCGAGTGACTCTGCGTATCTCGCCTCGGTCCAGACGCTGCTCGAAGAGGTTCGGCGCGCGGGCGGCTCCGCCGCAggggagagcgcgagaggccGACGCGATAGCCGAGACGTCGGAAAGACGGAGGAGGCAGCGGGGGACCTGGACGGCTGCGACGCCTGGCTTCAgcagtctctcctcgtcggcgCTGTGAGCGAGACGCACGCCCTCCTCCAACACAATCACCTGCTGCTGCTCGTCGACCTGCAGAGAGTCATGAGAG CGTTTCTGTACCAGTCCGTTCTGCTGAGACTCGGCCGCCTCCCTCCGCTGATCCTCGACCCTCCGTTGATTCTCTCCAAGCTGTTGCGAGAAGGCCTGCGTCGgagacgacgcatgcagtgggaTGAGTCTGGCGCCTCTCAACTGGAAGGCACGAGTGTGGAGCAAGCGCTCGAGTGTCTACTTCGTCaccgttcgcttctctgtgaCTACTTCAGTCTCGGAATCGCTCCCGACTCTGGGAGGTCACGCAAACGCCCCagagacgatgaagaagTCGGCGCGGAGGACGCAAAGCTCGGGTGGCGCCTCAAAACGGTG
- a CDS encoding hypothetical protein (encoded by transcript TGME49_266380), with the protein MDVSASAARRLSGEGPEKDEEAATASEMFLDALIADTLDEMDRPFSFSSRLPSPFRTPASSFSSVASSDPSQPRPARSAEKSTREEATAERGALSAGSSRTDAEKHSEERKRGSAGEAKREKGERGRETTAQKRESEHEDLKESILSLSSDLARSIEALVEEEFFAERPLSPLVLAPRQATRLPSPSRRAQTEDDALPSPLGGEGETRWPVLRGGDSKHRGRLSAADKDIRREEMTKAKGTREENAPAAETPPLVSSSGVRTHEISPFSSEASTQAERRSTDGASLGSVEDQERDEKEKGFASRSSATLEKVLGETSSDVPALSSAPSSLSSVFPPGRQTRSDGMSTHSLKSKDAILDCLDGLAAHANALALLGAEGEPAGGDEEGISKKRRNEKLSAAAFPLAPAGRKREERVTLSELSVALEAALKELASDEEEDEEYQGEKAPDVAAAEIPGWKRLLFPWSRDSVEAKALGEKTPGRPTRAEVLTKEAQPPHKEKEEDCSLLAFLEEAGEGVGEDADLLFVAVGDPFRRLLGALEPWLEREGRQLTETDRMRYMRQIQVYRQLVALCTPAEAARDGETAVGRERSRDRLATQARETSQPQTPVDENQTTEVKAAAHRPFFCLTKNVAPPSFPVSLHGAESSSRSSSSFASSYSSLLSSSSSLHSCLPSLSSPSSALPAASSASLLSSPSAAASSRAVSSPVASLSHALPVVGKFARLQALLEELREYGEPPEAVLDALMPDAENAERSELCPGVPGERGDAASPPIGEKDEATSAGTGRRGHGDFNSPFLSKSSRREEQNATREADTRQPPGSPSTFYPVSSPEFSSSSSSSSTSSSSASASLSSFSASSRPLFASSGEMTAGTAPRSTLQREEEERDAEVERRKKANGVQAGAKKKDRPEEKEERREEQAEPSDAEILRELLGFVGALETHAGGEGEKLQQLLQEPLKKLLEGDLSEEELLTFVASVESDLPSEAGGKREREETKKEKRERRTKERSDEGERSKVEDGCRQQ; encoded by the coding sequence ATGGACGTCTCGGCCTCCGCggctcgccgtctctctggagaggggccagagaaagacgaggaagcggcCACCGCGTCTGAGATGTTCCTCGACGCGTTAATCGCCGACACACTCGACGAGATGGACCgccccttctctttctcttcgcgtctcccttctccatTCCGGACTCccgcgtcttccttctcttctgtcgcgtccTCGGATCCTTCACAGCCGCGACCTGCCCGGTCTGCAGAGAAGTCAACTCGGGAGGAAGCGActgcggagagaggcgcgctCTCTGCAGGGAGTTCGagaacagacgcagagaagcacagcgaggaaaggaagcgagGCAGCGCGGGtgaagcaaagagagaaaagggagaaagagggagagagacgaccgcacaaaaacgagagagTGAACATGAAGATCTCAAGGAATCgattctgtctctctcgtcggaTCTTGCGCGGTCCATCGAAGCTCTCGTTGAGGAGGAATTTTTCGCAGAGAGaccgctgtcgcctcttgTCCTTGCCCCCAGACAAGCCACCCGCTTGCCGTCACCTTCTCGTCGAGCACaaacagaagacgacgccCTGCCTTCCCCCTtgggcggcgaaggcgagacaagATGGCCGGTTCTTCGTGGAGGAGACTCAAAGCATAGAGGCAGACTCAGCGCGGCTGACAAGGACATCCGTCGTGAAGAGatgacgaaggcgaagggaaCGCGCGAGGAGAACGCACCTGCTGCTGAGACGCCTCcgctcgtctcttcctcgggcGTACGTACACACGAGATCAGTCCGTTTTCGTCCGAGGCGAGCACACAGGCCGAGCGCCGGTCGACTGACGGCGCGTCGCTCGGCTCGGTGGAAgaccaagagagagatgagaaagagaaaggttTTGCGTCGCGGTCCTCAGCGACTCTCGAGAAGGTCCTCGGCGAAACTTCGTCTGATGTccccgctctctcttctgcgccttcttctctctcttccgtctttCCGCCTGgacgacagacgagaagcgacggCATGTCCACGCACTCGCTCAAATCCAAAGATGCCATCCTCGACTGTCTCGACGGCctcgctgcgcatgcaaacgctCTGGCCCTCCTCGGTGCTGAAGGGGAACCCGctggaggcgacgaggagggcatatcgaaaaagaggagaaatgAAAAACTTTCTGCGGCTGCGTTCCCGCTGGCGCCAGcggggaggaaacgcgaggaacGCGTGACTCTGTCAGAGCTCTCAGTTGCCCTGGAAGCTGCTCTGAAGGAGCTGGCAAGTgatgaggaggaagacgaggaataccaaggcgagaaggcgccggATGTCGCCGCAGCGGAGATTCCAGGATGGAAGAGACTGCTTTTTCCTTGGAGTCGCGACTCTGTCGAAGCGAAGGCActcggcgagaagacgcctgGACGACCGACGCGCGCAGAGGTCCTAACAAAAGAGGCGCAGCCGCCACacaaggagaaggaggaagactGCAGTCTCTTGGCCTTCCTGgaagaagccggagaagGCGTAGGAGAAGATGCAGATCTCCTGTTCGTCGCTGTAGGAGATCcttttcgtcgccttctgggTGCCCTCGAGCCGTGGTtagagcgagaaggaaggcagctCACGGAGACCGACAGAATGCGCTACATGCGGCAAAttcaggtgtacagacagctggtTGCGTTGTGCACTCCAGCCGAAGCAGCGAGGGATGGAGAAACTGCTGTCGGGAGGGAGAGGTCGAGAGACAGGTTAGCGACACAGGCACGAGAGACGAGTCAACCACAGACACCAGTGGACGAGAATCAGACCACAGAAGTGAAGGCCGCCGCCCACCGCCCTTTCTTTTGCTTGACCAAGAACGTAGCTCCTCCTTCGTTCCCCGTCTCCCTCCATGGTGcggagtcttcttctcgctcttcctcgtctttcgcctcctcctactcgtctcttctctcttcatcttcctcccTTCACTCTTGCTTGCCGTCTCTCTCATCGCcgtcctctgctctccctgctgcttcctctgcatctttATTATCCTCCCCGTCtgctgccgcttcttctcgcgctgtctcgtctcccgtcGCGTCGCTGTCGCACGCGCTTCCTGTGGTGGGGAAGTTTGCTCGACTGCAGGCGTTGTTGGAGGAACTGCGAGAGTATGGAGAGCCTCCAGAGGCAGTCTTGGACGCGTTGATGCCTGACGCCGAGAACGCTGAAAGAAGCGAACTCTGCCCTGGGGTACctggcgagagaggagacgccgcgtctcctcctatcggagaaaaggacgaagcGACGTCTGCTGGAACAGGTCGTAGAGGTCACGGGGACTTCaactctccctttctctccaaaTCGtctcgcagagaagaacagaacgCGACGCGGGAAGCAGACACACGCCAGCCACCCGGCTCGCCTTCTACCTTCTatcctgtctcttccccagagttctcttcttcttcgtcttcgtcttctacgtcttcttcttctgcttctgcttctctctcctctttctccgcttcttctcgtcctctgtttGCGTCTTCTGGGGAGATGACTGCAGGCACAGCTCCTCGTTCGACTctgcagcgagaggaggaagaacgagacgcagaggtggagagaagaaagaaggcaaacGGAGTGCAAGCtggcgcgaagaagaaagacagaccagaagagaaggaggagagacgagaagagcaggCAGAGCCGAGTGACGCGGAGATCCTCAGGGAGTTGCTGGGCTTTGTCGGCGCGctggagacgcatgcaggaggggaaggcgagaaactTCAGCAGCTTTTGCAGGAACCTCTCAAGAAGCTGCTGGAGGGAGACCTgagtgaagaagaactcTTGACCTTCGTTGCGAGTGTCGAGTCAGACCTTCCTTCTGAGGCAGgcgggaagcgagagagagaagagacgaagaaagagaaacgcgagagaaggacgaaggaaagaagcgacgaaggcgagaggtcGAAAGTGGAGGACGGCTGCCGACAGCAGTAG